One region of Alcanivorax sediminis genomic DNA includes:
- a CDS encoding alpha-ketoglutarate-dependent dioxygenase AlkB family protein, which produces MMVLPCRTSKADLDILWLLMMTANHEPCQPEIVTLDQGAVLTLWQSALPPEWACNLFAELRDSLRWHQPQVQVFGRKHLTPRLTTWQGEPGISYRYSGLTETAEGWPEVLKPVLHQVESLTGHRFNSVLGNYYRSGADSMGYHSDDEPELGPEPWIASLSLGASRDFVFRRREGDRSQCARLVLPDNSLLLMSPQVQARFQHALPRRARVQEGRINLTFRLIHQPQNA; this is translated from the coding sequence ATGATGGTCCTTCCTTGTCGAACCAGTAAGGCCGACCTTGATATTCTTTGGTTACTGATGATGACTGCCAATCACGAGCCTTGCCAACCCGAAATTGTTACTTTGGATCAGGGTGCTGTGCTGACCTTGTGGCAGAGCGCATTGCCGCCAGAGTGGGCATGTAATCTGTTTGCGGAGCTTCGTGACTCCTTGAGATGGCATCAACCTCAGGTCCAGGTATTTGGCCGAAAACATCTCACCCCAAGGCTGACAACCTGGCAAGGTGAGCCAGGCATTTCCTACCGGTACTCCGGCCTGACGGAAACCGCGGAGGGTTGGCCGGAGGTGCTGAAGCCGGTACTGCATCAAGTGGAGAGCCTGACAGGACATCGCTTCAACAGTGTGCTGGGTAACTATTACAGGAGTGGTGCAGACAGCATGGGGTACCACAGTGATGATGAGCCCGAACTGGGGCCGGAGCCCTGGATTGCTTCACTCAGTCTTGGGGCCAGTCGTGATTTCGTGTTTCGCCGACGTGAAGGAGACCGGAGCCAGTGCGCTCGGCTGGTTTTACCGGATAATTCCCTGTTGCTCATGAGTCCCCAGGTTCAGGCACGTTTCCAGCACGCCCTGCCCCGTCGCGCTCGCGTGCAGGAGGGTCGGATCAACCTCACCTTTCGGCTGATACATCAGCCCCAGA